One segment of Rosa chinensis cultivar Old Blush chromosome 6, RchiOBHm-V2, whole genome shotgun sequence DNA contains the following:
- the LOC112174808 gene encoding pathogenesis-related leaf protein 6, which produces MALIRLFLYVIGLVMVPDPSHVRDSPQDYLNVHNVARARVGVANIRWDNTVAAYALKYTKSRLGDCNLVHSGGPYGENLAKGSGSFTAAAAANMWVAEKPYYNYTSNACTGGKQCRHYTQVVWAKSVRVGCARLQCRNSWWFVTCSYYPPGNYIGQRPY; this is translated from the coding sequence ATGGCTTTGATTCGTTTATTTCTCTATGTGATAGGGTTGGTAATGGTTCCTGATCCCTCCCATGTCCGGGACTCACCACAAGACTACCTCAATGTACACAATGTGGCTCGAGCACGAGTTGGAGTTGCAAACATCAGGTGGGACAACACTGTTGCCGCCTACGCTCTGAAGTACACCAAGTCGAGGCTAGGGGATTGCAATCTCGTCCACTCAGGAGGGCCTTACGGAGAGAATTTAGCCAAAGGCAGCGGCTCGTTTACAGCCGCGGCTGCAGCCAATATGTGGGTGGCGGAGAAGCCTTACTACAACTACACCTCCAATGCTTGCACCGGCGGAAAGCAGTGCAGGCACTATACTCAAGTGGTGTGGGCAAAGTCTGTTAGGGTGGGGTGTGCTAGGCTTCAATGCAGGAATTCGTGGTGGTTTGTTACATGCAGCTATTATCCACCAGGCAACTACATCGGGCAGCGCCCATATTAG